In Zingiber officinale cultivar Zhangliang chromosome 11B, Zo_v1.1, whole genome shotgun sequence, a single window of DNA contains:
- the LOC122034725 gene encoding auxin-responsive protein SAUR71-like, producing the protein MIPMRLIRRLSRVADSTSQDASPPAAKGRAGRRKLRKPVPEGHVPMCVGKEMERFSVPAEVLGRPAFLELLRRSAQEYGYEQSGVLRIPCPVPLFARLLVLSSASDAAGEIALDELLRSLPEDLPSSSPADPSL; encoded by the coding sequence ATGATACCGATGCGGCTCATCCGGCGGCTGTCTCGGGTGGCGGATTCGACGTCGCAGGACGCCTCGCCGCCTGCGGCGAAGGGGCGCGCGGGGCGACGGAAGCTCCGGAAGCCGGTGCCCGAGGGGCACGTGCCGATGTGCGTCGGCAAGGAGATGGAGCGATTCTCTGTCCCCGCGGAGGTTCTCGGCCGGCCGGCCTTCCTCGAGCTCCTCCGCCGCTCCGCCCAGGAGTACGGCTACGAGCAGAGCGGCGTGCTCCGGATCCCCTGCCCCGTTCCGCTCTTCGCTCGACTACTCGTCCTCTCGTCCGCCTCCGACGCCGCGGGCGAAATTGCTCTGGACGAGCTACTCCGTTCCTTGCCAGAAGACCTCCCGTCGTCTTCACCGGCCGACCCGAGCCTGTAA